Proteins from a single region of Hermetia illucens chromosome 3, iHerIll2.2.curated.20191125, whole genome shotgun sequence:
- the LOC119652861 gene encoding beta-galactosidase-like isoform X1: MIFDKKCIVTMITVGSVLVLAASVALVFGLNITSRAPRQFTIDYNANTFLMDGVPFRYVSGSFHYFRALPETWRTKLRTMRAAGLNAVDTYVEWSLHNPKDGEYTFEGIADVENFIKIAQEEDLYVILRPGPYICAERDNGGLPYWLFKKYPNIKVRTNDEDYKKEVSIWFSKLMPKLQKYFYGNGGPIIMVQVENEYGIFHSCDKNYLNWLRDEFQIYVQEKALLFTTDIPDERISCGKIEGVFATTDFGIDRAHEMDKIWETLRTVQPNGPLVNSEFYPGWLTHWQEENQRRNADEVADTLKSMLEIGASVNFYMFFGGTNFGFTAGANDWGYGKYMADITSYDYDAPMDEAGDPTLKFVKIRNVIDQFFSLPAVSVPDPAPKMSLTAVDLKPIDLLLSESGRRNLVTKSQKARQPASFEELDQFSGLVIYEAQLPSLEIDPSLLTVNELADRAVVLIDQIFIGVLSRENGITALPISAGFGKILQIIVENQGRINFNKANDTKGILGKVEVQKFDGTKLEIVNWTSSSVPLEAQQISKLVDERKQEKVKIDSTGLLLQGPAIFYAEFTIIRDDIQDTYLDPSGWGKGVVFINGFNLGRYWPLVGPQITVYVPKDLLKKGVNRIVIVEYQKAPTDGRVSFTSTARLDGISTRDKTEL, encoded by the exons GCGCCCCGTCAATTCACCATTGACTACAATGCGAACACTTTCCTCATGGATGGCGTCCCATTTCGCTACGTATCAGGATCATTCCATTATTTCCGGGCCCTCCCTGAAACTTGGCGTACAAAGCTGCGAACAATGCGGGCAGCTGGATTGAATGCGGTTGATAC ATATGTCGAATGGTCACTCCATAATCCTAAGGACGGCGAATACACTTTCGAAGGCATCGCTGATGTTGAAAACTTTATCAAAATAGCGCAGGAGGAAGACTTGTATGTTATATTAAGGCCTGGACCATATATTTGTGCTGAACGGGACAAT GGTGGTCTCCCATATTGGCTCTTCAAGAAGTACCCTAACATAAAAGTGAGAACTAACGATGAAGACTACAAGAAAGAGGTTTCCATTTGGTTCTCCAAATTAATGccgaaacttcaaaaatatttctacGGAAACGGAGGACCTATAATAATGGTCCAAGTGGAAAATGAGTATGGCATCTTCCATTCATGTGATAAGAACTACTTAAACTGGCTCCGGGATGAGTTTCAAATTTATGTCCAGGAGAAAGCTCTTCTATTTACCACTGACATACCAGACGAGAGAATATCCTGCGGAAAAATTGAAGGAGTTTTTGCCACCACGGATTTCGGGATTGATAGAG CGCATGAAATGGATAAAATTTGGGAAACTCTCCGGACGGTCCAACCAAATGGTCCACTGGTAAATTCGGAATTCTATCCAGGTTGGCTAACCCATTGGCAAGAAGAAAACCAGAGGAGGAATGCAGATGAAGTGGCGGACACGTTGAA ATCCATGCTTGAAATCGGAGCCAGCGTTAATTTTTATATGTTCTTCGGAGGAACTAACTTCGGTTTCACTGCAGGAGCCAACGACTGGGGATACGGGAAGTACATGGCCGACATAACATCCTACGACTACGACGCACCTATGGATGAGGCTGGCGATCCAACCCTAAAATTTGTGAAAATTCGCAACGTAATCGATCAATTTTTCAGTTTACCAGCAGTATCTGTGCCCGATCCTGCTCCAAAAATGTCCTTAACTGCAGTCGATTTGAAACCTATCGATCTCCTTCTTTCCGAATCTGGAAGACGAAATTTAGTCACTAAGTCCCAAAAAGCAAGACAACCCGCTAGTTTCGAAGAGCTTGATCAATTTTCAGGACTAGTTATCTACGAGGCTCAACTTCCTTCACTTGAAATAGATCCTTCTCTCCTCACAGTAAACGAACTCGCTGATCGCGCTGTTGTACTGATTGATCAAATTTTCATCGGTGTCCTATCTCGCGAAAATGGTATCACAGCTTTGCCTATAAGTGCTGGATTCGGAAAGATACTTCAAATTATCGTTGAAAATCAAGGCAGGATCAACTTCAATAAGGCCAATGATACCAAAGGAATTCTCGGTAAAGTGGAGGTGCAAAAGTTCGATGGGACCAAATTGGAAATTGTAAACTGGACTTCATCATCAGTCCCACTTGAGgctcaacaaatttcaaaattagttGATGAACGCAAACAGGAGAAAGTCAAAATTGATTCTACAGGATTATTGTTGCAAGGACCTGCCATATTTTATGCTGAATTTACTATTATCCGTGATGATATTCAAGATACCTATTTGGATCCGAGTGGTTGGGGGAAAGGAGTCGTTTTCATTAATGGATTTAATCTAGGTCGGTATTGGCCTCTTGTTGGACCACAGATTACAGTTTATGTACCGAAGGACCTGCTAAAGAAAGGCGTAAATCGAATAGTTATTGTGGAATATCAGAAAGCTCCAACTGATGGAAGAGTCAGTTTTACTTCCACGGCGAGATTGGATGGTATCTCCACTAGAGACAAAACTGAGTTGTAG
- the LOC119652861 gene encoding beta-galactosidase-like isoform X2: MCDPKLNNSSEAIGRTVKILSVTTVEMAPRQFTIDYNANTFLMDGVPFRYVSGSFHYFRALPETWRTKLRTMRAAGLNAVDTYVEWSLHNPKDGEYTFEGIADVENFIKIAQEEDLYVILRPGPYICAERDNGGLPYWLFKKYPNIKVRTNDEDYKKEVSIWFSKLMPKLQKYFYGNGGPIIMVQVENEYGIFHSCDKNYLNWLRDEFQIYVQEKALLFTTDIPDERISCGKIEGVFATTDFGIDRAHEMDKIWETLRTVQPNGPLVNSEFYPGWLTHWQEENQRRNADEVADTLKSMLEIGASVNFYMFFGGTNFGFTAGANDWGYGKYMADITSYDYDAPMDEAGDPTLKFVKIRNVIDQFFSLPAVSVPDPAPKMSLTAVDLKPIDLLLSESGRRNLVTKSQKARQPASFEELDQFSGLVIYEAQLPSLEIDPSLLTVNELADRAVVLIDQIFIGVLSRENGITALPISAGFGKILQIIVENQGRINFNKANDTKGILGKVEVQKFDGTKLEIVNWTSSSVPLEAQQISKLVDERKQEKVKIDSTGLLLQGPAIFYAEFTIIRDDIQDTYLDPSGWGKGVVFINGFNLGRYWPLVGPQITVYVPKDLLKKGVNRIVIVEYQKAPTDGRVSFTSTARLDGISTRDKTEL; the protein is encoded by the exons GCGCCCCGTCAATTCACCATTGACTACAATGCGAACACTTTCCTCATGGATGGCGTCCCATTTCGCTACGTATCAGGATCATTCCATTATTTCCGGGCCCTCCCTGAAACTTGGCGTACAAAGCTGCGAACAATGCGGGCAGCTGGATTGAATGCGGTTGATAC ATATGTCGAATGGTCACTCCATAATCCTAAGGACGGCGAATACACTTTCGAAGGCATCGCTGATGTTGAAAACTTTATCAAAATAGCGCAGGAGGAAGACTTGTATGTTATATTAAGGCCTGGACCATATATTTGTGCTGAACGGGACAAT GGTGGTCTCCCATATTGGCTCTTCAAGAAGTACCCTAACATAAAAGTGAGAACTAACGATGAAGACTACAAGAAAGAGGTTTCCATTTGGTTCTCCAAATTAATGccgaaacttcaaaaatatttctacGGAAACGGAGGACCTATAATAATGGTCCAAGTGGAAAATGAGTATGGCATCTTCCATTCATGTGATAAGAACTACTTAAACTGGCTCCGGGATGAGTTTCAAATTTATGTCCAGGAGAAAGCTCTTCTATTTACCACTGACATACCAGACGAGAGAATATCCTGCGGAAAAATTGAAGGAGTTTTTGCCACCACGGATTTCGGGATTGATAGAG CGCATGAAATGGATAAAATTTGGGAAACTCTCCGGACGGTCCAACCAAATGGTCCACTGGTAAATTCGGAATTCTATCCAGGTTGGCTAACCCATTGGCAAGAAGAAAACCAGAGGAGGAATGCAGATGAAGTGGCGGACACGTTGAA ATCCATGCTTGAAATCGGAGCCAGCGTTAATTTTTATATGTTCTTCGGAGGAACTAACTTCGGTTTCACTGCAGGAGCCAACGACTGGGGATACGGGAAGTACATGGCCGACATAACATCCTACGACTACGACGCACCTATGGATGAGGCTGGCGATCCAACCCTAAAATTTGTGAAAATTCGCAACGTAATCGATCAATTTTTCAGTTTACCAGCAGTATCTGTGCCCGATCCTGCTCCAAAAATGTCCTTAACTGCAGTCGATTTGAAACCTATCGATCTCCTTCTTTCCGAATCTGGAAGACGAAATTTAGTCACTAAGTCCCAAAAAGCAAGACAACCCGCTAGTTTCGAAGAGCTTGATCAATTTTCAGGACTAGTTATCTACGAGGCTCAACTTCCTTCACTTGAAATAGATCCTTCTCTCCTCACAGTAAACGAACTCGCTGATCGCGCTGTTGTACTGATTGATCAAATTTTCATCGGTGTCCTATCTCGCGAAAATGGTATCACAGCTTTGCCTATAAGTGCTGGATTCGGAAAGATACTTCAAATTATCGTTGAAAATCAAGGCAGGATCAACTTCAATAAGGCCAATGATACCAAAGGAATTCTCGGTAAAGTGGAGGTGCAAAAGTTCGATGGGACCAAATTGGAAATTGTAAACTGGACTTCATCATCAGTCCCACTTGAGgctcaacaaatttcaaaattagttGATGAACGCAAACAGGAGAAAGTCAAAATTGATTCTACAGGATTATTGTTGCAAGGACCTGCCATATTTTATGCTGAATTTACTATTATCCGTGATGATATTCAAGATACCTATTTGGATCCGAGTGGTTGGGGGAAAGGAGTCGTTTTCATTAATGGATTTAATCTAGGTCGGTATTGGCCTCTTGTTGGACCACAGATTACAGTTTATGTACCGAAGGACCTGCTAAAGAAAGGCGTAAATCGAATAGTTATTGTGGAATATCAGAAAGCTCCAACTGATGGAAGAGTCAGTTTTACTTCCACGGCGAGATTGGATGGTATCTCCACTAGAGACAAAACTGAGTTGTAG